TCTTGATGGGAATATACTGTTTAAATTTTTGAGGCTCGATGAAAGGGTGAAGATAAGGCAGAGTAAGGGTTGTGGAGATTGGGGGGTAAGACTGGATTTGCGGTATCGCAATTCGCATCAGGGAGGGTTAAATGAGTCCTTCAGCTGGGTAAACCCGAACATCTAAGTCGATTTCAGTTGGGCCATCATCAATAAAGTTTCTGGTTCTTGGAAATCAACCTTGCGGGCCTCCGTTTCGCTGACTTTTCGGTTAATCCCTTCATGGATAAGAATGTTCCCACTGGAATATCTCCAAGCGAGGATGGACCCAGTCTTCAGCTATAGATTCAAGATGAGGGATAACACCTTCATCGTCATCCAACCAACCATTCTTAATGAGCGATAGCCCTTTGTCCTCTAATAAAACAAGGATTTCAAGGGCTGCTCTCTCTGGAGTATTCCGGGTGATGATATCGGTGATTTCAGCTCTCAATGTCGCCATCTTGGTCACTCCTTAGAAAGCTCTGGGGCACATCTGGGACACTCTTTAATGACAGACTTTATTAAATGGAGTCCGATCCGGTAAGTGTCCAAAGGTTGGTATCAGGGGTGTGATAACAACTAAGCAGATGTCAAACTAATCACTATCGAGCTGGGAGAGTTTGAGTGTGTATCAGAAAGTAAGCCATACATGCCTATCAAATGGGAAAAACCTGGTGATTCGACCCGCGACAATCAACGATGCAGCAGCGCTACGTCTGGCTGAAATCGCTATTACAAATGCAGGTATTGGCGTGGTGCAAGGAGTAGATGATATCCCAAGCTCGGATGAAGAATATGGTGAACAACTTAAAAAGCTCTTAGAAGAAGAAAATGCTGAACATAACATTTGTTTTGCCGTATCAGAATATGAGGGTGCAGTCATAGGCTTTGCTCAGCTAGAGCGTTCCAAACCTCAGCTTACGCGCCATATCGCTACCGTCTCCATCGGTGTACATCCGTTAAGGCAGGGGATTGGTATCGGTCGAGCGCTGATGAATTATCTTCTCGATTGGGCCAAACATTCTGACAATCCAAAAATTACCCGAGTGGAACTCAATGTTCTAGCCGACAACTCTAGGGCCAGACACCTTTATGAGAGTTTAGGGTTTGAATTAGAAGGAATCAGAAAACGCTTCGTACGCAACAACAAAGGTCAATACTTTGATGATTGCATCATGGCTCTTTTGCTCGATGAGACCTCAGTATAGACAGAATATCACCGCCAGAGAAAAAAGAGCTGCCCCTCCAAAAAGAACTGGGTAGCTCATCATAGCTGAGAATAGGGGTTGCGAGGATTGGAGGAAAAGGACAAGAGTGGGGTTATCTGGTATCACAGATGCGATCGCAACTCGCATCAGCGTTAGGAGAAGTCACAGCCCTAATTCATGACGATCAATAAAAATTCCACCTTCAAAATAAGTGGGTGACCCAATTGATATGGCTTCCCCGAATGATTCAAATAATTGCCATAATGCCCATTTAGAGAAGCCCTCTCGATCAGCTTCAGGTGGAACAGTCCCTTTGCGATGCAAGTGGGAATAGCCTTCAGGCGTGAGCTTGACCTTGACGGCATGGTTTAGGCTTACATTGATTTCCTGACTATCCATCAGTTCTCCTTCTTAAAAGACAAGTTCTATGAGCTGGTATCGGAGATGCGATCGCAAGATGTATCCCTTGGGATTGAACTTGCGATGGCCTCCGGTCGGCCTTTGGCCATCGCACCTGGGCCTAGGAAATTCTAAGGATCTCGCTAGAAAGCCTTAAGAGGACTGATGGAACCATAAGACCAATCCCCCGAGAAAGAGGAGACGGGTAATCGGGTGAGACAGCATAAGACCTATGAGGGTTATGACAATCCATCCAACGAATATCAGGTAAAACGGGTGTTTTTCGCGACTGACATTAATATCACCACTGAAGTTCATTTGACCCGCCTGGAATAAATGGATGTTCAGGGCGACCAATCCCATACCAGCCATAAACCAGATAACTAAAATCAAAGGGTTCATTTTAAGTGACTCCTAATTATTTGAGCTTCAAGTTAGTAATAGGCAGATTGTCCAAAAGATCAAAATCAATTTAGAACACCCTCTCAGCCACCCCCTGCACATCGTTGCTCGACTGCTGCCCCAGCCAGTAGCCCACGGGAACTCCAGCCAAGGTCGCCCCCAGGACAAACACGGTGATGATCCGTTGCCATTGGCCCCAGATCCGCTCGTGGTAATCCTGGTTGCGGAGCTGGCGTTCGCTGAGGAGGGCTTGTTCTTGGCGGTCGTTGATGAGCTTGTGCTC
The sequence above is a segment of the Acaryochloris sp. CCMEE 5410 genome. Coding sequences within it:
- a CDS encoding GNAT family N-acetyltransferase; this encodes MYQKVSHTCLSNGKNLVIRPATINDAAALRLAEIAITNAGIGVVQGVDDIPSSDEEYGEQLKKLLEEENAEHNICFAVSEYEGAVIGFAQLERSKPQLTRHIATVSIGVHPLRQGIGIGRALMNYLLDWAKHSDNPKITRVELNVLADNSRARHLYESLGFELEGIRKRFVRNNKGQYFDDCIMALLLDETSV